In Salisediminibacterium beveridgei, one DNA window encodes the following:
- a CDS encoding cell division protein FtsQ/DivIB, producing MKDRQNVKVDRYVPDFRERRRKQTRRRLITYLCILLILLSIIWYFQSELSYVGDVHIFGNERLAEVRIMEEADNFENVSMWSSFDETREAIVDHPVVSMVTIERQWPRSLQVKISEYETSGYIQSEETGDFKPLLENGMILEEEDFRTQNAQGPVIRQMSTHPRIGELAEELHQLDGTVTRRISEIVHEPEIDDEHLTLYMTDGFIVNTVITSFAEYMQPYPAVAVQLNPEEDGILHMRMTPYFESSDEEEEEIELEE from the coding sequence ATGAAGGATCGTCAAAACGTGAAGGTGGATCGATATGTTCCGGATTTCAGAGAAAGAAGAAGAAAACAGACGCGGCGCAGATTGATTACCTATTTGTGTATTCTTCTTATCCTGCTCTCAATCATATGGTATTTCCAAAGTGAGTTGAGTTATGTGGGGGATGTTCATATCTTTGGAAATGAACGGCTCGCAGAAGTCAGGATCATGGAAGAGGCGGATAACTTTGAGAATGTGTCCATGTGGTCATCTTTTGATGAAACAAGAGAAGCGATTGTTGATCATCCGGTCGTGTCCATGGTTACGATCGAACGTCAATGGCCGAGATCGCTGCAGGTTAAGATCTCGGAATATGAAACTTCAGGTTATATTCAATCTGAAGAAACTGGCGACTTTAAACCTCTCCTTGAAAACGGGATGATCTTGGAAGAAGAGGATTTCCGAACTCAAAATGCACAGGGCCCCGTTATCAGACAGATGAGTACTCACCCACGAATAGGTGAACTCGCAGAAGAACTTCATCAGCTTGATGGTACTGTTACAAGAAGGATTTCCGAAATTGTTCATGAGCCTGAGATCGATGATGAGCACTTAACGTTATATATGACAGACGGATTTATTGTAAATACGGTTATTACCAGTTTTGCGGAATACATGCAGCCCTATCCTGCGGTTGCGGTTCAGCTGAATCCTGAGGAAGACGGAATTCTTCATATGCGTATGACACCTTATTTTGAATCATCTGATGAGGAGGAAGAAGAAATTGAACTTGAAGAGTAA
- a CDS encoding YggT family protein, producing METLGSILIQALNLYLIICFVYIIMSWIPNARESNFGQAIGKLVEPYFAPFRQIIPPIGMIDISPLIAIVALNFAIRGIRFLFFGM from the coding sequence ATGGAAACGCTAGGCTCTATACTGATTCAGGCACTGAACCTGTATCTGATCATCTGTTTTGTATATATCATTATGTCATGGATTCCGAATGCAAGAGAATCTAATTTCGGACAAGCGATTGGCAAACTGGTAGAACCCTATTTCGCACCATTTCGGCAAATCATTCCGCCCATCGGAATGATTGATATTTCCCCGTTGATCGCGATTGTGGCATTGAATTTTGCCATAAGAGGTAT
- the murB gene encoding UDP-N-acetylmuramate dehydrogenase, with amino-acid sequence MNSLLPTTARGKQLISESIAKFSTWKIGGVADVVYEPADVDDAVNVIRHVQSEEIPFFILGKGSNLMFPDEGIRGVVIKLADALNHLEQNGTEILAGAGYPIMKLASKMSRQGLSGLEFAAGIPATVGGAIFMNAGAHGGEMAQVVKRVHVVNPKGDFFWMHRDELVFRYRHSLLQEEGLICLEAELELTEGDPEMISRVLDKNKQYRKDTQPYGEPSCGSVFKNPLPQFAAKLIEEAGLKGSTYGGVTVSKKHANFIVNQNGGTAENVLDLMAHVQKTVENLTGVTLEPEVQVVRPDGTTIPGVKALYHHRKK; translated from the coding sequence ATGAATTCTTTATTACCAACGACAGCGAGAGGGAAGCAATTGATAAGCGAATCCATTGCTAAATTTTCGACGTGGAAAATTGGCGGTGTTGCTGATGTTGTATACGAACCGGCGGATGTAGACGATGCTGTAAACGTGATTCGTCACGTTCAGTCAGAAGAAATCCCCTTTTTCATATTAGGCAAAGGATCAAATCTGATGTTCCCGGACGAAGGAATCAGGGGAGTGGTTATCAAGCTTGCTGATGCGTTAAATCATTTGGAGCAAAACGGAACGGAAATTTTAGCGGGGGCTGGCTATCCGATTATGAAACTGGCTTCGAAAATGAGCAGGCAGGGACTCAGTGGTCTTGAATTTGCTGCAGGGATCCCTGCAACTGTAGGCGGAGCGATTTTTATGAATGCAGGTGCACACGGCGGTGAAATGGCTCAAGTCGTTAAGCGGGTGCATGTTGTTAATCCGAAAGGTGATTTTTTCTGGATGCACCGTGATGAATTAGTGTTTCGCTACAGACATTCGCTCCTTCAAGAAGAGGGTTTGATTTGTCTAGAAGCAGAACTTGAATTGACTGAAGGCGACCCGGAAATGATCTCTCGTGTATTAGACAAGAACAAACAGTACCGTAAAGATACCCAACCCTACGGTGAGCCATCCTGCGGAAGTGTTTTCAAGAATCCTCTTCCTCAATTTGCGGCAAAACTGATTGAGGAAGCTGGACTAAAAGGCTCCACATATGGCGGTGTGACGGTGTCAAAAAAACACGCAAATTTCATCGTCAATCAAAACGGAGGAACTGCAGAAAATGTACTTGATTTGATGGCACATGTTCAAAAAACAGTAGAGAATCTGACCGGGGTAACATTAGAACCGGAAGTGCAGGTGGTAAGGCCTGATGGGACAACTATTCCTGGGGTGAAGGCCCTGTATCATCACAGGAAAAAATAG
- a CDS encoding DUF881 domain-containing protein, with the protein MTVKPGLLMSLLAMFAGVLIMVQLQEEPQQASGESRNIVELRSELVSQQERRQELNRQLEEQLSLMDQLESDDDIEELMVDLQETLRLDAGLTEVSGTGVLIEIDLSFDETYEGGGLTHVPPELLRLLINELNIQGADHIAIDQQRIVSTSAVREVNNRTLVNGQWISYFPVQVKVLTEYPEELRYAMMASNARDMFQYDNMNFTAETVDELTLPAYQQLPRIRHMEVVQEE; encoded by the coding sequence ATGACAGTCAAACCTGGGCTATTGATGTCATTATTAGCAATGTTTGCCGGGGTGTTAATCATGGTACAACTCCAAGAGGAACCACAGCAGGCTTCAGGAGAGTCAAGAAATATTGTTGAACTCAGAAGTGAGCTTGTCTCCCAACAGGAACGAAGGCAGGAGTTAAATCGCCAGCTTGAGGAACAGCTTTCGTTGATGGACCAGCTAGAATCAGATGATGATATCGAAGAACTGATGGTTGATCTGCAAGAAACATTGAGATTGGATGCGGGATTGACAGAAGTTTCTGGAACGGGTGTTTTGATTGAAATTGACCTGTCTTTTGATGAGACGTATGAAGGCGGTGGTCTTACCCATGTCCCTCCGGAGCTATTGAGACTGTTGATTAATGAACTGAATATTCAGGGAGCTGATCATATCGCCATTGACCAGCAGCGTATTGTTTCTACGAGTGCTGTACGAGAAGTAAATAACAGAACGCTTGTGAATGGACAATGGATCAGTTATTTCCCTGTTCAGGTGAAGGTTCTTACAGAGTACCCTGAAGAACTGCGGTACGCTATGATGGCATCCAATGCAAGAGATATGTTTCAGTATGACAATATGAATTTCACAGCAGAGACAGTGGATGAATTAACACTGCCGGCTTATCAACAATTGCCACGTATCAGACATATGGAAGTGGTTCAGGAGGAATAA
- the ftsZ gene encoding cell division protein FtsZ, which translates to MLEFEMDTDQLATIKVIGVGGGGSNAVNRMIENGLQGVEFIAVNTDAQALHLSKAEHKLQLGGKLTRGLGAGANPDIGKKAAEESRDQLEEYLTGADMVFITAGMGGGTGTGAAPVIAEIARQAGALTVGVVTKPFTFEGRRRMTQASTGISDLKANVDTLIVIPNDRLMEIVDKNTPMVEAFREADNVLRQGVQGISDLIAVPGLINLDFADVKTIMSEKGSALMGIGIATGESRAAEAAKKAISSPLLETSVDGAQGVLMNITGGTNLSLFEVHEAAEIVSSASDEEVNMIFGSVINDNLKDEIIVTVIATGFDEAAQQKAHPERKKMNSAAPNRSPEREKPSNKQPEQEQPSQEEMDTLDIPTFLRNRRQR; encoded by the coding sequence ATGTTGGAGTTTGAAATGGATACGGACCAGCTAGCGACAATTAAAGTCATCGGTGTAGGCGGAGGTGGCAGCAACGCTGTAAACCGGATGATTGAGAACGGTTTACAAGGAGTGGAATTCATCGCTGTAAACACAGATGCGCAGGCATTACATCTGTCAAAAGCAGAGCATAAATTGCAGTTGGGTGGAAAATTGACAAGGGGACTAGGCGCAGGTGCCAATCCCGATATCGGAAAAAAAGCGGCTGAAGAAAGCCGGGATCAGCTGGAAGAATACCTGACTGGTGCAGATATGGTTTTCATCACTGCTGGAATGGGTGGCGGAACAGGCACAGGAGCGGCACCTGTTATTGCTGAGATCGCAAGACAGGCTGGTGCACTGACTGTTGGAGTCGTGACAAAACCCTTTACATTTGAAGGACGCCGGCGAATGACGCAGGCTTCTACTGGAATATCAGATTTAAAAGCCAACGTGGATACACTGATTGTGATTCCGAATGACCGACTGATGGAAATTGTCGATAAGAACACACCGATGGTTGAAGCATTCAGAGAAGCCGACAATGTGCTTCGCCAAGGAGTTCAGGGAATTTCTGATTTGATTGCTGTTCCAGGGCTTATTAACCTGGATTTCGCCGATGTGAAGACGATCATGAGTGAAAAAGGTTCAGCATTGATGGGAATTGGCATTGCGACTGGAGAGAGTCGTGCGGCAGAAGCGGCAAAGAAAGCTATTTCATCACCACTTCTGGAAACGAGTGTAGACGGTGCACAAGGTGTGCTGATGAATATTACAGGTGGCACCAATCTCAGCCTGTTTGAAGTGCACGAAGCCGCAGAAATCGTATCATCTGCCTCTGATGAGGAAGTGAACATGATTTTCGGTTCGGTGATCAATGATAATTTGAAAGATGAAATTATTGTCACAGTGATTGCCACCGGATTCGATGAAGCTGCACAACAAAAAGCTCATCCAGAAAGAAAGAAAATGAACTCAGCAGCTCCCAATCGTTCCCCTGAACGGGAAAAACCTTCGAATAAACAACCTGAGCAGGAGCAGCCTTCTCAAGAAGAAATGGATACGCTGGACATCCCAACATTTCTCCGTAATCGGAGACAGCGTTAA
- the murG gene encoding undecaprenyldiphospho-muramoylpentapeptide beta-N-acetylglucosaminyltransferase has protein sequence MRVMVTGGGTGGHIYPALALIRHMQKTTDDLDVCFVGTDNGMEATIVPREGIPFQSVKITGFRRKLSFENIKTVIRFMKAVRTARGYIRTFQPDIVIGTGGYVCGPVVYAASKAGIPTVIHEQNSVPGLTNKFLSRYADRIVTSFEVEPGAFPKHKMHLLGNPRATEVVSSVEEDGESYLKQAGLDPEKRTILAVGGSRGAMPVNNAVIKLIPKLTGSAYQLIYVTGEAHYEQANQALRDAGLNDQVHVVPYLHNMPAVLKEVDLLIARAGATTLAEITALGLPSIMIPSPYVTNNHQEKNARLIERAGAGIVLLETELSADQLFNEVDLLLSDDGKLERMKENAMKLGLPDAAPDMVKMIDELILNDQKGTPEK, from the coding sequence ATGAGAGTGATGGTTACAGGTGGAGGGACCGGCGGCCATATCTACCCGGCACTTGCGTTGATCAGGCATATGCAAAAAACGACAGATGATCTGGACGTATGTTTTGTCGGGACGGATAACGGGATGGAAGCGACGATTGTTCCACGAGAAGGGATTCCATTTCAATCTGTCAAAATCACCGGATTCAGGCGTAAGTTGTCTTTTGAAAATATCAAGACGGTAATTCGTTTTATGAAAGCAGTACGCACAGCCCGTGGCTACATTCGGACATTTCAACCGGACATCGTGATTGGGACTGGCGGCTATGTCTGCGGGCCGGTCGTCTATGCAGCGTCAAAAGCCGGCATACCGACTGTCATCCATGAACAGAACAGTGTACCGGGTTTAACAAACAAATTTCTTTCCCGCTATGCAGACCGGATTGTAACGTCGTTTGAAGTTGAACCAGGCGCTTTTCCCAAGCATAAGATGCATCTGCTTGGGAATCCTCGAGCAACCGAAGTGGTTTCAAGTGTGGAAGAAGATGGGGAGAGTTACTTAAAACAGGCAGGACTTGACCCGGAAAAACGCACCATTCTTGCGGTTGGAGGCAGCCGTGGTGCAATGCCGGTTAATAATGCGGTCATCAAACTGATTCCGAAATTGACTGGTTCTGCGTATCAGTTGATCTATGTGACAGGCGAAGCACATTATGAACAAGCGAATCAAGCATTACGTGATGCAGGGTTGAATGATCAGGTTCATGTAGTGCCGTACCTGCATAACATGCCAGCTGTTCTTAAAGAAGTGGACTTACTGATTGCAAGAGCAGGGGCTACTACCCTGGCTGAAATAACAGCGCTTGGTTTGCCTTCCATTATGATCCCGAGTCCTTATGTGACAAACAATCATCAAGAGAAAAATGCACGGCTGATTGAACGAGCCGGTGCAGGAATTGTTTTACTGGAAACGGAGTTATCCGCTGACCAATTGTTTAATGAAGTGGATCTTTTGCTCAGTGATGACGGGAAACTCGAACGAATGAAGGAAAACGCAATGAAACTTGGCTTGCCGGATGCGGCACCTGATATGGTCAAAATGATTGATGAATTGATTTTGAATGATCAGAAAGGAACTCCTGAAAAATGA
- a CDS encoding cell division protein SepF encodes MTLKSKFKRFFELEDEYEERTVERELSQEENADLSGEWSGHDKKDKRNVVSLSSLQSQAKVILEEPHTYDEVQEIADHLKNRRAVVINLQRLPHDQAKRVVDFLSGTVYAIGGNIQKLGHNIFLCAPDNVDVTGNISEMLRE; translated from the coding sequence ATGACACTGAAGAGTAAGTTCAAACGTTTTTTCGAGCTTGAGGATGAATATGAAGAGCGGACAGTTGAACGAGAGCTTTCGCAGGAAGAAAATGCTGATCTGTCTGGCGAATGGTCCGGCCACGACAAAAAGGACAAACGAAATGTCGTAAGTCTGAGCAGTTTGCAAAGCCAGGCAAAAGTCATTCTTGAAGAACCGCATACGTATGATGAAGTTCAGGAGATTGCAGATCACCTCAAAAATCGACGGGCAGTTGTGATCAACCTGCAGCGTCTGCCGCATGATCAGGCAAAACGGGTTGTCGATTTTCTCAGCGGCACCGTTTACGCCATTGGCGGCAACATCCAGAAGCTCGGACATAATATTTTCCTATGTGCTCCGGATAACGTGGACGTCACAGGTAATATTTCCGAAATGCTTCGTGAGTGA
- a CDS encoding DUF881 domain-containing protein: protein MNLKSKYIILTIVLFITGLLFAVSFQLVQDGVFSQEEQNTTSSLEEEIRSEILQEQEANIELQQEINSVRAQISDIEEDLGERERILFNVIEDIDRLRMFSGTVPVSGPGISVTLADADFVSGEGNPNHYIVHEYHIQKVVDELKVAGAEAVAINGQRLRHDSYIQCVGPVVEVDGEVSFAPFEITAIGDSDTLLEALHLPGGVHDQLLNENVQVRTEQIEDLMIRPGYEQEDVS, encoded by the coding sequence TTGAACTTGAAGAGTAAATATATCATCTTGACGATTGTATTATTTATTACCGGTTTGCTGTTCGCAGTCAGTTTTCAACTGGTTCAGGATGGGGTGTTTTCTCAAGAAGAACAAAATACGACAAGTTCTCTCGAAGAAGAAATCCGAAGTGAGATTCTTCAAGAGCAGGAGGCCAATATTGAATTACAGCAGGAAATCAACAGTGTACGAGCTCAGATCAGTGATATCGAGGAAGATTTGGGAGAACGTGAGCGTATACTGTTTAATGTGATAGAGGACATCGACCGGCTCAGAATGTTCAGTGGTACAGTGCCGGTCAGCGGTCCAGGGATTTCTGTGACACTCGCAGATGCAGATTTTGTTAGTGGAGAAGGGAATCCAAATCATTACATCGTTCACGAATACCATATCCAGAAAGTTGTTGATGAACTGAAAGTAGCTGGAGCGGAAGCGGTAGCCATCAATGGACAACGACTAAGACATGACTCGTATATACAATGTGTCGGTCCTGTAGTTGAAGTGGATGGAGAAGTCTCGTTTGCGCCTTTTGAAATCACAGCGATCGGCGACAGTGATACGTTACTCGAAGCCTTGCATCTTCCTGGAGGAGTTCATGATCAATTGTTAAATGAAAATGTACAGGTTCGAACTGAGCAAATCGAGGACTTGATGATCAGACCTGGATATGAACAGGAGGACGTATCATGA
- the ftsA gene encoding cell division protein FtsA has product MANQSAYVTLDIGSSGIRVMVGEVNRDTVNMIGVGESVSKGIRKGSIVDIDETVQSIKEAVEQAERMMNSKLNRVVVGVTGNHIQMQRCHGVVAVSSEDREIGDEDVNRVIETAQVVSIPPDREIIGVTPKQFIVDSLDEINDPRGMIGVRLEMEGTLITGSKTMLHNMLRCVEKAGLEIADIVLQPLAASEVALSKDEKALGVALVDLGGGSTTVTVFDQEDLVGTRQIPVGGDHITNDISVGFKTSKEEAEVVKLNHGYAYVPTASDEEDDSFEVSKIGSKEQQLFTQWQLANIIEPRLSETFELVQKEIKRMGYDELPGGFVFIGGSARMPGVMELAEEIFQQNTRIAVPDYIGVREPAYTNGIGLMLFSHKYMRIQGKDVTARFSSQSQNTEERNRPVKSQSQTKPQRKKGDDEPGVKEKVSSMFKSFFE; this is encoded by the coding sequence TTGGCCAATCAGTCAGCATATGTAACGCTTGATATTGGTTCTTCAGGAATCAGGGTCATGGTAGGAGAAGTGAACCGTGACACGGTTAATATGATTGGTGTTGGTGAGTCGGTATCCAAGGGAATCCGTAAAGGCTCAATTGTGGATATTGATGAAACCGTACAATCAATCAAAGAAGCAGTTGAACAGGCTGAGCGCATGATGAACAGTAAATTGAACCGTGTTGTCGTAGGTGTCACCGGTAATCATATTCAAATGCAACGCTGTCATGGGGTAGTGGCTGTTTCCAGTGAAGACCGGGAAATTGGTGATGAAGATGTCAACCGGGTTATCGAAACTGCACAGGTGGTATCTATTCCGCCAGACAGGGAAATCATTGGCGTAACTCCGAAGCAATTTATTGTAGATTCGCTGGATGAAATCAATGATCCACGTGGTATGATTGGTGTTCGTTTGGAAATGGAAGGCACATTAATCACTGGGTCGAAAACAATGCTGCATAACATGTTGCGCTGTGTCGAGAAAGCCGGATTGGAGATTGCTGACATCGTCCTTCAACCTCTTGCTGCAAGTGAAGTAGCTCTTTCGAAAGATGAAAAAGCGCTTGGTGTCGCTTTGGTTGACTTGGGAGGCGGATCCACCACGGTGACGGTTTTTGATCAGGAGGATCTTGTAGGTACCCGTCAAATCCCGGTCGGTGGTGATCACATCACAAATGATATATCAGTTGGATTTAAAACCTCTAAAGAAGAGGCGGAAGTGGTAAAGTTGAATCATGGTTATGCATATGTTCCCACCGCTTCCGATGAAGAGGATGACAGTTTTGAGGTTTCTAAAATTGGCAGTAAGGAACAGCAGCTCTTCACACAGTGGCAGTTAGCGAATATTATCGAGCCCCGTCTGTCTGAAACGTTTGAACTGGTGCAAAAGGAAATTAAGCGTATGGGCTATGATGAATTGCCAGGCGGTTTTGTATTTATCGGGGGTTCTGCGAGAATGCCTGGTGTAATGGAACTGGCAGAAGAAATTTTCCAGCAGAATACCCGAATCGCTGTACCCGACTACATAGGTGTCAGAGAACCGGCATACACTAATGGAATAGGTTTAATGTTATTTTCACATAAATATATGCGCATTCAAGGAAAAGATGTAACTGCTCGTTTTTCTTCTCAGTCACAAAACACAGAAGAAAGAAACCGGCCCGTGAAGAGTCAATCCCAAACGAAACCACAAAGAAAGAAAGGGGACGACGAACCAGGCGTAAAGGAGAAAGTCAGCAGTATGTTCAAGTCGTTTTTTGAATAA
- the murD gene encoding UDP-N-acetylmuramoyl-L-alanine--D-glutamate ligase, producing the protein MMKMADYQGKEVLVLGLAKSGTEAARILLDLGAVVTVNDQTPYEENQAAKELEKLGATVVCGSHPDSLVHGDLDLMIKNPGIPYRHSLIQKAMRLSIPVVTEIELAWQIAPCDMIGITGSNGKTTTTTMTAKMLEGGMKTPVAAGNIGEVASKEAYRATSEHVLVVELSSFQLQGTRHFNPHIAVFLNLVEAHLDYHGTMEEYASAKSRLFLNQSEEDFLIYNLDDVEVSRLTVDAKSRCIPFSTSSAPKGGSFLQNGMIYILGEPLMRVEDFALPGEYNLSNALAAATAAVLAGANREQVRRVMMTFSGVRHRLQYVDTIGDVTYYNNSKATNVPATVKALEAFGNRKMILIAGGLDRKLSFQGLKDPMNQTAKAVITYGETAEQLAMTAKEAGVPTILSAETLQEAVEQSRAISEPGDIVLLSPACASWDQFKTFEERGECFIEAVRKIKEETP; encoded by the coding sequence GTGATGAAAATGGCTGACTATCAGGGAAAGGAAGTGCTGGTATTGGGCCTTGCGAAAAGCGGGACAGAAGCTGCGCGAATTCTTCTCGACCTTGGTGCTGTTGTGACTGTGAATGATCAGACGCCATATGAAGAGAATCAGGCGGCAAAAGAACTTGAGAAACTTGGTGCAACGGTCGTTTGCGGCTCACATCCTGATTCGCTTGTACATGGAGATCTTGATTTGATGATTAAGAATCCAGGTATCCCATACCGTCATTCGTTGATTCAAAAAGCAATGCGTTTATCGATTCCTGTTGTGACCGAAATCGAATTGGCATGGCAGATTGCTCCGTGCGACATGATTGGCATCACGGGCTCCAATGGCAAAACAACGACAACCACGATGACAGCAAAGATGCTTGAGGGGGGGATGAAAACCCCTGTAGCCGCTGGAAATATTGGTGAAGTGGCTTCAAAAGAAGCCTATAGAGCGACGAGCGAACATGTTCTTGTTGTAGAACTTTCGAGTTTTCAGCTTCAAGGAACTCGTCACTTTAATCCTCATATTGCAGTATTCCTGAATCTGGTGGAAGCGCATTTGGATTATCATGGAACAATGGAGGAGTACGCGTCAGCAAAAAGTCGCTTGTTTTTGAACCAGAGCGAAGAGGATTTCCTGATTTATAATCTGGATGATGTTGAGGTGAGCAGACTGACAGTAGATGCCAAATCCCGTTGTATCCCTTTTTCCACATCTTCTGCTCCAAAGGGCGGGTCGTTTCTTCAAAACGGGATGATCTATATACTGGGGGAGCCGTTAATGCGTGTTGAAGACTTTGCACTGCCAGGAGAATATAACCTGTCAAATGCACTTGCAGCAGCAACGGCTGCTGTTCTTGCTGGAGCAAATCGGGAGCAGGTAAGAAGAGTTATGATGACTTTTTCGGGTGTGCGTCATAGACTGCAATACGTGGACACGATCGGAGACGTAACTTATTATAATAATTCAAAAGCAACAAATGTTCCGGCAACTGTAAAAGCATTAGAAGCATTTGGAAACAGAAAGATGATCCTGATTGCAGGTGGCCTGGATCGGAAATTAAGTTTTCAAGGGCTGAAAGATCCTATGAATCAAACAGCGAAGGCTGTCATTACATACGGGGAAACAGCTGAACAACTTGCAATGACTGCTAAAGAAGCTGGTGTTCCGACAATCTTGTCTGCAGAGACATTGCAAGAAGCAGTCGAACAGTCACGTGCCATCAGTGAACCGGGAGATATCGTCCTGTTATCTCCTGCCTGCGCATCGTGGGATCAGTTTAAAACCTTTGAAGAACGAGGAGAGTGTTTCATTGAGGCTGTAAGGAAGATAAAGGAGGAAACACCATGA
- a CDS encoding YggS family pyridoxal phosphate-dependent enzyme, which yields MSVSDNLQDIHHRIENACARSGRQFDQIRIIAVTKYVSSDRAQEAIDSGIQHIGENRVEDYKEKYGLIGDQVKWHFIGTLQSKKVKKMIDDFDYIHSLDRLSLAEEIDKRANNKEITCFVQVNVSGEPSKAGLAPDDVIPFIRNLEKFESISVIGLMTMAPMVDDEEALRHVFRELRELRDSIRQLNLAHAPCEELSMGMSNDYEIAVEEGATFIRVGSSLVGS from the coding sequence TTGAGCGTTTCAGATAATCTCCAGGACATTCACCACCGAATCGAAAATGCGTGCGCCCGTTCGGGTAGACAATTCGATCAAATTAGAATCATCGCTGTCACCAAATATGTCTCTTCTGATCGTGCTCAAGAAGCCATTGATTCGGGGATTCAGCATATTGGTGAGAACCGTGTGGAAGATTACAAAGAAAAGTACGGCCTTATCGGGGATCAGGTGAAATGGCATTTTATTGGCACATTGCAATCAAAAAAAGTCAAAAAAATGATTGATGATTTTGATTATATTCATTCGCTCGACCGTCTGTCCTTAGCTGAAGAAATCGATAAGCGGGCGAACAATAAAGAAATCACCTGTTTTGTTCAAGTAAATGTATCCGGCGAACCGTCAAAAGCTGGTTTAGCCCCGGATGATGTCATCCCCTTTATCAGAAATCTGGAAAAATTCGAATCGATTTCTGTGATTGGTTTAATGACGATGGCTCCCATGGTTGACGATGAAGAAGCATTGAGACATGTCTTCCGAGAACTTCGTGAATTGCGGGACTCGATACGTCAATTAAATCTTGCTCATGCCCCATGTGAAGAGTTGTCCATGGGGATGTCCAATGACTATGAAATTGCTGTCGAAGAAGGAGCAACTTTCATCAGAGTCGGGTCATCGCTTGTCGGTTCCTGA
- a CDS encoding small basic family protein — MWLPVLGLLIGLLIGFILNLQVVNLDASYLAVSILTALDALFGGIKAQLKQSFDERIFLTGFVTNLILALTLTFLGVHLGVDLYLAVIFFFTMRMFNNLAAVRRYFLLNRNRKHSDKDSHE; from the coding sequence ATGTGGCTACCGGTTTTAGGACTGTTGATCGGATTACTGATTGGATTTATCTTAAATCTTCAGGTTGTGAATCTCGATGCAAGTTACCTTGCTGTATCGATTCTTACAGCACTGGATGCATTGTTTGGCGGAATTAAGGCACAGTTGAAACAATCGTTTGATGAAAGGATTTTTTTAACAGGTTTTGTAACAAATTTAATTTTAGCGTTGACTTTGACTTTTCTCGGTGTTCATCTTGGTGTAGACTTGTATCTAGCGGTGATTTTTTTCTTCACAATGAGGATGTTCAATAATCTTGCTGCAGTTCGCAGGTATTTTCTGCTAAATCGCAACAGGAAACATTCGGATAAAGATTCACATGAATGA